In Acinonyx jubatus isolate Ajub_Pintada_27869175 chromosome A3, VMU_Ajub_asm_v1.0, whole genome shotgun sequence, a genomic segment contains:
- the SRSF6 gene encoding serine/arginine-rich splicing factor 6 — MPRVYIGRLSYNVREKDIQRFFSGYGRLLEIDLKNGYGFVEFEDSRDADDAVYELNGKELCGERVIVEHARGPRRDRDGYSYGSRSGGGGYSSRRTSGRDKYGPPVRTEFRLIVENLSSRCSWQDLKDFMRQAGEVTYADAHKERTNEGVIEFRSYSDMKRALDKLDGTEINGRNIRLIEDKPRTSHRRSYSGSRSRSRSRRRSRSRSRRSSRSRSRSISKSRSRSRSRSKGRSRSRSKGRKSRSKSKSKPKSDRGSRSRSRSRSKEYEKSRSRSRSRSRSPKENGKGDIKSKSRSRSQSRSNSPLPAPPSKARSVSPPPKRASRSRSRSRSKSRSRSRSSSRD, encoded by the exons ATGCCGCGCGTCTACATAGGACGCCTTAGCTACAACGTCCGGGAAAAGGACATCCAGCGCTTTTTTAGCGGCTATGGCCGTCTCCTCGAAATAGACCTCAAAAATGG GTACGGCTTCGTGGAGTTCGAGGACTCCCGCGACGCCGACGACGCCGTTTACGAACTGAACGGCAAAGAGCTTTGCGGCGAGCGCGTGATCGTGGAGCACGCCCGGGGCCCGCGCCGCGATCGCGACGGCTACAGCTACGGAAGCCGCA GTGGTGGAGGTGGATACAGCAGTCGGAGAACCTCTGGCAGAGACAAATATGGACCACCTGTTCGTACAGAATTCAGGCTTATTGTAGAAAATCTTTCTAGTCGTTGCAGTTGGCAAGATTTAAAG GATTTCATGAGACAAGCAGGTGAAGTAACCTATGCGGATGCTCACAAAGAACGCACAAATGAAGGCGTGATTGAGTTTCGTTCCTACTCTGACATGAAGCGTGCTTTGGATAAACTGGATGGTACAGAAATAAATGGCAGAAATATCAGGCTCATTGAGGATAAACCACGAACGAGCCACAGGCGGTCTTACTCTGGAAGCAGATCAAG GTCACGGTCTAGAAGAAGGTCACGAAGTAGGAGTCGCAGGAGCAGCCGCAGTAGATCTCGAAGTATCTCAAAAAGTCGCTCCAG ATCCAGGTCTCGGAGCAAAGGTCGATCACGTTCTCGATCAAAAGGCAGGAAATCCAGATCAAAAAGCAAATCTAAGCCCAAGTCTGATCGGGGCTCCCGTTCACGCTCTCGAAGCAGATCTAAGGAGTATGAGAAATCTCGAAGCAGGTCTCGTTCTCGATCTCGTTcccccaaagaaaatggaaaaggtgaTATAAAGTCAAAATCTAGATCAAGGAGCCAGTCTCGTTCAAATTCACCCCTACCTGCTCCACCCTCAAAGGCACGTTCTGTGTCCCCTCCACCAAAAAGAGCTTCAAGATCCCGTTCTAGATCTCGTTCAAAGTCGAGGTCACGGTCCAGATCGAGTTCCAGAGATTAA